In a genomic window of Acidobacteriota bacterium:
- a CDS encoding ATP-binding cassette domain-containing protein produces the protein MPPVPSTPNAPNAPNAIDISALSRSYGDRAALDQVSFTVERGEIFGLLGPNGGGKTTLFRILSTLLPPSSGTARIFGEDVVSAAAHVRRRIGVVFQANNLDRKLTAYENLRHQGNFYGLSGAALDRRITELLERVGLSDRRNDLAETLSGGQRRRIEIAKGLIHAPSLLLLDEPSTGLDPGARRSLWDYLTSLQKSDGVTILLTTHILEEADQCERLAILDNGKLVATGTPEELKREIGGDVIHIDAKSPARLIDLIRERFSIVAQQMNSRLRIEQEQGHQFIPRLVEEFPGEIQSIAMSRPTLEDVFLRRTGHTLWEDQGAQPAPASKREGHK, from the coding sequence ATGCCTCCAGTCCCCAGTACCCCCAATGCGCCTAATGCGCCCAATGCAATTGATATCTCTGCGCTGAGCCGCTCCTATGGGGACCGCGCCGCGCTGGATCAAGTGTCTTTCACGGTCGAGCGAGGAGAGATATTCGGCTTGCTCGGCCCCAATGGCGGCGGCAAGACAACGCTGTTCCGCATCCTCTCGACGCTGCTGCCGCCCTCGTCCGGCACGGCGCGAATATTCGGCGAGGATGTGGTCTCGGCCGCCGCGCATGTGCGACGGCGCATTGGCGTGGTTTTTCAGGCCAACAATCTAGACCGCAAGCTGACTGCCTATGAGAACCTCCGGCATCAGGGGAATTTTTACGGCCTGAGCGGCGCGGCGCTGGATCGTCGCATCACGGAACTATTGGAACGCGTGGGCTTGTCTGATCGCCGTAATGATCTGGCCGAGACGCTCTCCGGTGGCCAGCGCCGCCGCATCGAGATCGCCAAGGGATTGATTCACGCGCCGTCGCTGTTGCTGCTGGATGAGCCCAGCACGGGACTCGATCCCGGCGCGCGACGTTCGCTGTGGGACTATCTGACCAGCCTGCAGAAATCCGACGGCGTAACCATCCTGCTCACCACGCACATTCTGGAAGAGGCTGACCAGTGTGAGCGGCTGGCCATCCTGGACAACGGCAAGCTGGTGGCCACCGGCACGCCGGAAGAGTTGAAGCGTGAGATTGGCGGCGACGTCATTCACATTGACGCGAAATCGCCGGCACGTTTGATTGACCTGATCCGCGAGCGGTTCTCGATTGTTGCCCAGCAGATGAACTCGCGCTTGCGCATCGAGCAGGAGCAGGGCCATCAGTTTATTCCCCGGCTGGTAGAGGAGTTTCCCGGCGAGATTCAGTCCATCGCCATGTCCCGGCCGACACTCGAAGACGTTTTTTTGCGCCGCACCGGCCACACGCTTTGGGAAGATCAGGGCGCTCAACCCGCGCCGGCATCTAAGCGCGAGGGACACAAGTGA
- the cyoE gene encoding protoheme IX farnesyltransferase has translation MSTPHNSLASTFAQQRTVMADFAELTKPSVTGLILFSTVIGFYLASSGSLDFALLFHTLLGTGLVAGGTAALNQYWERDTDALMYRTRNRPLPAGRMQAWKALAFGAGLALAGTIYLIWFVNGLSSLLAAATLISYLFLYTPLKTRTPHSTLVGSFPGAIPPLIGWAAVAGELPLAAWVLYAILFLWQFPHFLAIAWLYQEDYARASIVMLPVAEPDGKSTGRQIILCTLALLPVSLVPTWLGVTGNIYLVGTLLAGFGYLYYGLLAARRKTKPDARRLLLASVIYLPIIYALMLIDKVNP, from the coding sequence ATGAGCACTCCTCACAACAGTCTGGCGTCCACCTTCGCCCAGCAGCGGACGGTCATGGCCGATTTCGCCGAGCTGACCAAGCCCAGCGTTACCGGACTGATTCTGTTCTCCACCGTGATTGGATTCTACCTGGCCTCTTCCGGCAGCCTGGACTTCGCTCTGCTGTTTCATACGCTGCTCGGCACCGGATTGGTCGCTGGCGGCACGGCGGCGTTGAATCAATATTGGGAGCGGGATACGGACGCGCTCATGTACCGCACCCGCAATCGCCCGCTGCCCGCCGGTCGCATGCAGGCATGGAAAGCTCTGGCCTTCGGCGCTGGCCTGGCGCTGGCCGGAACCATTTATCTCATCTGGTTTGTGAACGGTCTGTCGAGCTTGCTGGCCGCGGCCACCTTAATCAGCTACCTGTTCCTGTACACGCCGCTGAAGACGCGCACGCCGCATTCCACTCTGGTGGGATCATTTCCCGGCGCGATACCTCCGCTGATCGGATGGGCCGCCGTCGCAGGCGAGTTGCCGCTGGCTGCATGGGTGCTCTACGCAATTTTATTTTTATGGCAGTTCCCGCATTTCCTGGCCATCGCCTGGCTCTATCAGGAGGACTACGCGCGCGCCAGCATCGTCATGTTGCCCGTGGCCGAACCCGATGGGAAATCCACGGGACGTCAGATTATTCTCTGTACGCTCGCGCTGCTCCCTGTGAGTCTGGTGCCGACGTGGCTCGGAGTTACCGGAAATATATATCTAGTGGGCACGCTGCTCGCCGGTTTTGGTTATCTGTATTACGGCCTGCTCGCCGCGCGCCGCAAGACCAAGCCCGATGCGCGCCGCCTGCTGCTGGCCTCGGTGATTTATCTGCCGATCATCTACGCGCTGATGCTCATCGACAAAGTGAACCCTTAA